A DNA window from Paenibacillus sp. HWE-109 contains the following coding sequences:
- a CDS encoding efflux RND transporter periplasmic adaptor subunit, protein MKWYRSKWLIVSIAVILCAGGSYAYLAKGKKTKAADVKEVTADVKKGNIRSSVSGTAQFEPKETQTITITQDANIKSINLKRNQAVKAGDVLIELTSSSLESDLQDAQLNYEQLQKDLSSLEQQQGLMGVRAPVSGKLTYATNLDLGSSINKSTKIATIADVSTLTVTLPFFVEDAAQLHKGDAVDITLDGFMITKTGTIQTISKDPKSDGKGGKLIDIDITVPNDNSMDAGTNVLGSVTIGGRAVDSQAKGALQYQKVTTILAGTTGNVSTLPFKTGNMVHQGDQIASFVNDTLGDDILAKQSALERQKLKVAAAQDKVDNLKIVAPFDGVFSTDFVNKRNDILGNYQAGSKVNSGTQLGAVASFAKMQLPVQVDELDLPNIKTGMKAEIKVDSYPGRVFPAEVTQVSTVGTTTNGVTFYDVVLAADNKDNVLKYGMTATGEILIQDKKDILYIPPEALQSQKGKRVVTLKKADGTLETEHEVTIGIRSKTQVEITDGLKEGDKVVLPGVKRQQNLSQDEINRLRQQFQQNGGAGGAGGFGGGGSGGFQGGGAGGAGAGGNTGAVRTNGGGGAR, encoded by the coding sequence ATGAAATGGTATCGCAGCAAGTGGCTTATTGTAAGTATCGCGGTCATCCTGTGCGCTGGGGGTTCCTATGCCTATCTGGCAAAAGGAAAGAAAACGAAAGCAGCGGATGTCAAAGAGGTGACGGCCGATGTGAAGAAAGGGAATATTCGTTCTTCGGTATCCGGTACAGCGCAATTCGAGCCTAAGGAAACACAAACGATCACAATTACACAGGATGCGAATATTAAATCGATAAATTTGAAACGAAATCAAGCCGTCAAAGCCGGTGATGTGCTGATTGAACTCACCAGCTCCAGCTTGGAGAGTGATCTGCAAGACGCTCAGCTTAATTATGAGCAGCTACAGAAGGATTTGAGTTCACTTGAGCAGCAGCAAGGGTTAATGGGCGTAAGAGCGCCGGTTTCCGGCAAGCTTACATATGCAACCAATCTAGACCTCGGTTCATCGATTAATAAATCAACGAAAATTGCTACGATCGCCGATGTGAGCACTTTGACAGTCACACTTCCTTTCTTCGTGGAAGATGCAGCGCAGCTTCATAAGGGTGATGCCGTAGATATTACGTTAGATGGTTTTATGATTACGAAAACGGGAACGATTCAAACGATTTCCAAGGACCCCAAGTCCGATGGGAAGGGCGGCAAATTGATTGATATCGACATTACGGTTCCGAATGATAACTCCATGGACGCAGGCACCAATGTACTTGGTTCTGTGACGATTGGCGGACGTGCTGTCGATTCACAAGCCAAAGGCGCACTGCAGTATCAGAAAGTGACAACGATTCTGGCCGGGACAACGGGTAACGTGTCTACGCTGCCTTTCAAAACCGGGAATATGGTTCATCAGGGCGATCAGATTGCCTCCTTTGTGAATGATACGCTCGGTGATGATATTCTAGCCAAACAATCAGCGCTTGAACGTCAGAAACTGAAAGTGGCAGCAGCTCAGGATAAAGTGGATAATCTCAAAATTGTCGCGCCTTTCGACGGTGTGTTCTCCACGGACTTCGTCAATAAGAGAAATGATATTCTAGGCAACTATCAAGCCGGAAGCAAAGTAAATAGCGGAACACAGCTGGGCGCTGTGGCTAGTTTTGCCAAAATGCAGCTGCCCGTCCAAGTCGATGAGTTGGATCTTCCCAACATTAAGACGGGGATGAAAGCGGAGATTAAGGTGGATTCTTACCCAGGCCGCGTGTTCCCAGCAGAAGTTACGCAAGTTTCTACGGTAGGGACAACAACGAATGGCGTTACCTTCTATGATGTGGTGCTAGCTGCTGACAATAAGGATAATGTGTTGAAATATGGGATGACGGCAACAGGTGAAATCCTGATTCAAGATAAGAAAGATATTCTCTACATCCCGCCTGAAGCTCTTCAATCGCAAAAAGGAAAACGCGTCGTTACTTTGAAAAAAGCGGACGGTACGTTAGAGACAGAGCATGAGGTTACGATTGGGATTCGCTCCAAGACACAAGTCGAGATAACAGATGGGCTTAAAGAAGGCGACAAAGTCGTGTTGCCTGGTGTAAAAAGACAGCAAAATTTAAGTCAGGACGAAATAAATCGTTTGAGACAGCAGTTCCAGCAAAACGGAGGCGCAGGCGGTGCAGGCGGCTTTGGTGGCGGAGGCTCAGGAGGATTCCAAGGCGGCGGAGCTGGTGGAGCGGGAGCTGGCGGCAATACAGGAGCTGTCCGGACCAACGGCGGTGGCGGTGCTAGATAA
- a CDS encoding ABC transporter ATP-binding protein has translation MNIIELKEITKTYKRGLEDLPILRGISLSVAEGDFVAIIGPSGSGKSTLMNTIGLLDVPTSGSYILDGVVTEHMNDNALAELRNQKIGFIFQQFNLLPRLSAMENVELPMIYAGIAKKERRERAHNMLKMLGMGERGHHKPSELSGGQQQRVAIARALAISPSLILADEPTGALDSRTGEEVLELILQLNAQGNTIVLITHDHHIADNAQRVVALRDGVIIDDYRNSTDKGAVKQEVSV, from the coding sequence ATGAATATCATTGAACTTAAAGAAATTACCAAAACCTATAAGCGCGGTCTGGAAGATCTGCCCATTTTGCGTGGCATATCGCTATCTGTGGCCGAAGGTGATTTTGTAGCGATCATCGGGCCGAGTGGATCAGGGAAATCGACGCTGATGAACACGATTGGTTTGTTGGATGTTCCTACCTCAGGCAGTTATATTCTGGATGGCGTCGTAACGGAACATATGAACGATAACGCCCTGGCTGAACTGCGGAATCAGAAAATCGGCTTTATTTTCCAACAATTTAACCTTTTGCCGCGTTTATCAGCAATGGAAAATGTGGAACTTCCGATGATTTATGCGGGGATTGCGAAGAAAGAGCGGCGAGAACGAGCACACAATATGCTGAAGATGCTTGGTATGGGCGAACGCGGTCATCATAAGCCGAGCGAGTTATCCGGCGGTCAACAGCAGCGTGTCGCGATTGCGCGAGCGTTGGCCATCTCCCCATCGCTTATTCTGGCAGATGAGCCGACAGGCGCACTGGATTCCAGAACTGGCGAAGAAGTACTGGAATTAATTTTACAGTTGAATGCACAAGGGAATACGATCGTCCTGATTACGCATGATCATCATATTGCCGATAATGCCCAGCGCGTTGTTGCTCTGCGCGACGGAGTCATCATTGATGACTATCGGAATTCCACGGACAAGGGCGCTGTGAAGCAAGAGGTGAGCGTATGA